Sequence from the Sanguibacter keddieii DSM 10542 genome:
ACCGCCCGGGTCTCGACCGACGGCCCGTGGGGCGTCGAGTTCGTGGCGGACGGCCGGGTGCTCACCTCGTCGACGCCGCGCAGCGTCGGCGTGGTCTCGCGCGACGACGGCCGCAGCTTCGTCCACGAGCAGCTGACCCTCGGCGTCGGCGAGCACGTCTACGGGCTCGGCGAGCGCTTCGGGCCCTTCGTCAAGAACGGGCAGTCGGTCGACATCTGGAACGAGGACGGCGGCACGGCGAGCGACCAGGCGTACAAGAACGTCCCGTTCTACCTCTCGGACGCCGGCTACGGGGTCTTCGTCGCGCACCCGGACCGGGTCTCCTTCGAGATCGGCACCGAGGTGGTCTCGCGGACGCAGTTCAGCGTGGAGGGCCAGCACCTCCAGTACTACGTCATCTACGGGCCCACGCCGGCGGAGATCCTCGACAAGCTCACGGCGCTCACGGGGCGCCCGGCGCGGGTGCCGTCGTGGTCCTACGGGCTCTGGCTGTCGACCTCGTTCACCACGGACTACGACGAGCAGACGGTGACGGGCTTCATCGACGGGATGGCCGAGCGGGACCTGCCGCTGAGCGTCTTCCACTTCGACTGCTTCTGGATGCGCCAGTTCCACTGGTGCGACTTCGTGTGGGACCCGGCGACCTTCCCCGACCCGGAGGGCATGCTCGCGCGGCTGCGCGGGCGGGGTCTGAAGATCTCCGCGTGGATCAACCCGTACATCGCGCAGCGCTCGCACCTGTTCGCGGAGGCGCGCGAGCTCGGGTACCTGGTGACCACGGCCGACGGCGACGTGTGGCAGTGGGACATGTGGCAGGCGGGCATGGCTCTCGTCGACTTCACCAACCCCGACGCGACCGCCTGGTACCAGAGCAAGCTCAAGGTGCTGCTGGACCAGGGCGTGGACTGCTTCAAGACGGACTTCGGCGAGCGCATCCCGACGGACGTCGTGTGGCACGACGGCTCGGACCCTCAGGCGATGCACAACTACTACACCCACCTCTACAACAAGGCGGTCTTCGACCTGCTGGTCGCCGAGCGCGGCGAGGGCGAGGCGGTCCTGTTCGCCCGGGCGGCCACGGCCGGCGGGCAGCAGTTCCCGGTGCACTGGGGCGGCGACTGCGAGTCGACCTTCGTGTCGATGGCCGAGTCGCTGCGCGGCGGGCTGTCGCTCGCCCTGTCCGGCTTCGGGTACTGGAGCCACGACATCGGCGGCTTCGAGGGCACACCGGACCCGGCGGTCTTCAAGCGCTGGGCCGCCTTCGGCCTGCTGTCGTCGCACTCGCGGCTGCACGGCTCGGACTCGTACCGCGTCCCGTGGGCCTTCGACGAGGAGGCCGTCGACGTCACGCGGCTGTTCACGCGGCTCAAGCTCTCGCTCATGCCCTACCTGGGGCGGCTCGGCGAGCTCGCGCACACCCGCGGGCTGCCGGTGATGCGCCCGATGATGCTCGAGTTCCCGCAGGACCGGACGGCGGCGACGGTCGACACGCAGTACATGCTGGGCGACAGCCTGCTGGTGGCCCCGGTGTTCTCGGAGACCGGTGACGTCACCTACTACGTCCCGGAGGGGACGTGGACGCACCTGCTCACGGGGGAGCAGGTGGTCGGGCCACGGTGGGTCGAGGAGCGGCACGACTTCGACTCGCTGCCGCTCCTGGTGCGGCCAGGCTCGGTCCTGCCCGTGGGGGCGCGGACCGACCGACCCGACTACGACTGGGCGGACGGCGTCACGCTGCGTCTCGTGGAGCTCGCCGACGGTCACCGGAGCGAGGTCGTGGTCCCGTCGAGCGCGGGCGGAGGGGCCGTGTCGGCACGCTTCACGGTCGAGCGGACGGGGACCCGGGTCGAGGTCCGTCGCGTCGAGTCGGACGGGCAGCGGCCCTGGGTCGTCGAGACCCGGGGGAACCGGGTCGAGGCCGCGGGCGACGTCGAGGTGCTGGTCGTCGAGGTCTGACGGCGGAGGACCTGGTGCCGGCAGGGGGTGCGTCTCGTTCGTGGGGAAGACGCACCCCGTGCCGGCGAGGCTCCGCCGGCCGGCGGTGGTCCGGCGGACTCCTCAGTGGAGGTGCCACGCCGCAGCAGGGGAACGACGGCGTGGCACTGAGTCAGACCTTAGCAGCGTTTAGGGCGATTTGACAGGTTCCGTGGGGATCCGTCAACCAAGGCCCCGTTCGCGTGGCCGTGCCGTGCGCGAGGAACGGGCCGGTAGGGGTGGACGAGCGGTCGAAGAGCGGTCGACAAGGAGGGCCCTCAGCTGCGCAGCAGCCCGTCGCGCAGGGCGACCGAGAGCGACGGGGCGAGGGGGAGCTGCGGGAACAGGGTGGCCTGGAACGCGTGGTAGATGTCGGGCTTGCCGGGCCACACCTTGGCCGTCGGCGTGTTGCTCGCGTCGAGCTCGTGGTGCCACGAGCCGTGCTCTCCGTCGAGGAAGACCGCGGCCACGTGGTCCCACCACCGGGCGTACTCGTCGTCGTACCGGGCGTCGCCGGTCGCCTTCGCGAGCGACGCGGCGGCACCGACGGCCTCCGCGGCGACCCAGTGCATGCGCGTCTCGACGACGGGCTCGCCGTCCCAGCCGGTCGTGTAGACGAAGCCGTGGGCGCCCGGGGTGCTCTCGCGCCAGCCGTCGGTGACCGCGCGGTCGTAGAGCTCGCGTGCCGCGGGCACCAGCCAGTCGGGGGCGTCCTCGCCGAGGCCCGCCCAGAGGTTGAGGAGCAGGCGTGCCCACTCGATGCCGTGGCCGACGGTGGCCCCGTAGGGCTTGAAGGGGTCGTCGGGCGTCGACTCGTTGAGGTCGGGCTGGGGGACCCAGGCCTCGTCGAAGTGCTCCGGGATGCGCCAGTCGTTCGACGGTGCCCACTCGACGCCCACGTAGCGGGCGATGCCGAGGGCGCGCTCGCGCCAGCGGGCGTCTCCGGTGACGTCGGCCGCGGCGAGCAGGGCCTCGACCGCGTGCATGTTGCCGTTGACCCCGCGGTAGGGGTCGAGCACGGACCAGGACTCGTCCCACTCGTCGACGTGCAGACCGGTCTCCGCGTCGAAGAACCGGGTGTCGAGCACCTCGAGCGCGTCGTCGAGCAGCTCCTGCGCACCCTCGAGGTCGGCCACGACGCCGGTGCTCGCGGCGAGCACCACGAAGGCGTGCGCGTAGCCGCTCTTGGTCGTGTCGACGGTGCCGTCGGCGGCGATCGACGCGTACCAGCCGCCGTTCACGTCGTCGTGGAGGCGCCCGCGCAGGGCGTCGAGGGCGGCCTGGGCCAGCGGGCGGCTGCCGGGGACCCCGAGCAGTGCCCCGAGCCCGTAGACGTGCGCCATGCGGCAGGTGATCCAGGTGAAGACGCCGCGCTCCGCGTCCAGGGACCCGTCGTCCTCGAGCCAGCCGGCGCCGCCGTCAGGGCTGACGAAGCCGGTGCCGAAGGCGAGCAGGCTGCGGGCGT
This genomic interval carries:
- the yicI gene encoding alpha-xylosidase, with protein sequence MKFTDGYWQVLPGVSILRPGSVDEVVAEDTSDGARLTVFAPTARIESRGDTLNRPQVTVTFDTPADDVVGVRIEHFQGVRDRGPAFDIARTPGDAKAIAPGIDADPVASITSGALTARVSTDGPWGVEFVADGRVLTSSTPRSVGVVSRDDGRSFVHEQLTLGVGEHVYGLGERFGPFVKNGQSVDIWNEDGGTASDQAYKNVPFYLSDAGYGVFVAHPDRVSFEIGTEVVSRTQFSVEGQHLQYYVIYGPTPAEILDKLTALTGRPARVPSWSYGLWLSTSFTTDYDEQTVTGFIDGMAERDLPLSVFHFDCFWMRQFHWCDFVWDPATFPDPEGMLARLRGRGLKISAWINPYIAQRSHLFAEARELGYLVTTADGDVWQWDMWQAGMALVDFTNPDATAWYQSKLKVLLDQGVDCFKTDFGERIPTDVVWHDGSDPQAMHNYYTHLYNKAVFDLLVAERGEGEAVLFARAATAGGQQFPVHWGGDCESTFVSMAESLRGGLSLALSGFGYWSHDIGGFEGTPDPAVFKRWAAFGLLSSHSRLHGSDSYRVPWAFDEEAVDVTRLFTRLKLSLMPYLGRLGELAHTRGLPVMRPMMLEFPQDRTAATVDTQYMLGDSLLVAPVFSETGDVTYYVPEGTWTHLLTGEQVVGPRWVEERHDFDSLPLLVRPGSVLPVGARTDRPDYDWADGVTLRLVELADGHRSEVVVPSSAGGGAVSARFTVERTGTRVEVRRVESDGQRPWVVETRGNRVEAAGDVEVLVVEV
- a CDS encoding AGE family epimerase/isomerase, which encodes MTSPAHSWLRTPTHLDWLDEHARSLLAFGTGFVSPDGGAGWLEDDGSLDAERGVFTWITCRMAHVYGLGALLGVPGSRPLAQAALDALRGRLHDDVNGGWYASIAADGTVDTTKSGYAHAFVVLAASTGVVADLEGAQELLDDALEVLDTRFFDAETGLHVDEWDESWSVLDPYRGVNGNMHAVEALLAAADVTGDARWRERALGIARYVGVEWAPSNDWRIPEHFDEAWVPQPDLNESTPDDPFKPYGATVGHGIEWARLLLNLWAGLGEDAPDWLVPAARELYDRAVTDGWRESTPGAHGFVYTTGWDGEPVVETRMHWVAAEAVGAAASLAKATGDARYDDEYARWWDHVAAVFLDGEHGSWHHELDASNTPTAKVWPGKPDIYHAFQATLFPQLPLAPSLSVALRDGLLRS